CGGGGATTGGAATAATAGAAACCCAATTGTTGTCTTTAAGCAATTGAAGGCCAACAGAGCCACCTTCCTTTTGTTGTAAAATAGTAAGGGCACTTCCATCTGAATGAGGGCTTAAACCTAACACTAAGTCTGGTCTTGGACATGGTGGGTAGTAATTCATCCTTATGGCTTGAACTGCTTCACCAAAGGTTTCCTCAAATATTTGAGCTCTCAATCCAAGGCTCATTGCTATACACCTTAGTAGCTTCTCACATACTTTCCTTATCTCCCTCGTGTAAGTATCAATGCATTCGCTACAATAcgcaataacaataacaaaatgtaatatataataataagtgACTATTACGTACTTTTGAAAAAATAGAATATATTACCTGAAATTTAGCGGATTTGTTGGCCAAAGTTTGGGGTTCCTTATAAAATGTGGTTGGATACCAAGGGCAAACATGTTGCACCAATCAAGCTTTTGTTGGTCGGAGAAAACAAAAGCTTGACCATATCCTTGAACAGTTCCAGGTAGCATTTTGTACTTTAGTTTTTCCTCTAAAGGTTGCATAAAGAAATCCATGCCCAATTTCTCTATCTTCTCTACCAATCTTGCATCAACCCCATGGTTTATGACCTATTCAAATTAAACGTACCATACTCGATCATTGTAAATAGTTTTTTATTTCAACATCGATCCTAATAACGGAATAAAATTGATACCTGAAAGAAACCCCATTCCTGGCAAGCAGATGCAAGGTTAAAGATTTCATTGTAATTTCCATTACCAATCTTTGAAAGATCAATAATCGGGACGTGCTCAGTAAAAGACGAGTCTTGAATTACTGACTTGATCTCATCTACATCTCTTACAAATCTATCAGGAACTGTTGTGCTCTCTATTTTTCTTAGTTCCTGCACATCATCTATATGCCCAACATTCATCTTAGTCTActatttatttcaattttcaaaccTACCtaattaacttgttttttttttttatttagtttcaATACATTATTTCACTACTTGGAGTTAGGACCATGTCTATTTATAATGAGGAGATGCTGCAATTTTTTGCATTTTAATAATCTTATAAATTAATTGTTTGTTTTCGGAAGTGCTATGGCATTGGCGATTTGCCGGCCGTCGGTCCCGGCCTACTTCTTTTGTTACTAGGTCCCATCTTAATCAGCTTTGGTATGCAATGGACGTGTAGCTTTTCCGAACTTGTCATTTTTATAAACAATTTTTTCCATACGTCTTCTTTTTTACCTGCAAAACTAGGACATGTTTGACGGCACTAGTTAAAATTAAGCGGAAAGGGATAAATTACTACCTGGAAACTCATAAGGTACTAAAACTTATAAAGTTTTGTTTGTATTACATGTTTATTAGAACTAGTTTCTTAAGTGCCTTAAATTTCTAGTTGTTTAATTAGCATTCTATATATTTTAACATCTATATATTTTCTATATACGGATTATGATTTTTAAAATGCTAGTATTATGAACGATAATTCTCTTTATATATGATGTATATTGTATATATATGCTAGCTACATCTAATTCTCTTTATATGATATATTCTCTTTATTAAAAGGTGTTCAAGTGATAAACATCTAATTATTTGCTCCGtttctttttttctctttcttttctctttcctccttcTAGCCCCTAATTTTTTAGGGCTACTACCAACCACAGGTTGATAGTAAGTCcctattttcttgttttttataacttttgatTTTATGATcgaaataaaaatttcattctCTCCCTATTGGAGAGAGTCTTTTTACCCATTTATTGGGTTATCTGTAGCCATTTAATGAATCTTATCTCTCTCCTTGTGAGAGTTTGGGGGCTATGATTTTAATTCGCAGGAAAAGTTGATTTATTAATGAAGATTTGTGCGGTGTTACAACGAATGTCAGTCCTACGTCTACAATCAATTgagtaaaatttaatttaatcccAAAGCTAAAACAGATCGAAAGACCCCCCCTCGTTCAAGGTTGTATCAAACATCGATGTGAAAGAGGGTATTCATCATTGTTAGATCTCATCCACAACGATCGTGGTTTTGCCAGATTAGAATTTCGTTTGATCCAGGTTGTTTTGTATTTGTTAGTTTTGATTTatattgtag
This genomic stretch from Spinacia oleracea cultivar Varoflay chromosome 3, BTI_SOV_V1, whole genome shotgun sequence harbors:
- the LOC110793336 gene encoding protein SRG1, producing the protein MNVGHIDDVQELRKIESTTVPDRFVRDVDEIKSVIQDSSFTEHVPIIDLSKIGNGNYNEIFNLASACQEWGFFQVINHGVDARLVEKIEKLGMDFFMQPLEEKLKYKMLPGTVQGYGQAFVFSDQQKLDWCNMFALGIQPHFIRNPKLWPTNPLNFSECIDTYTREIRKVCEKLLRCIAMSLGLRAQIFEETFGEAVQAIRMNYYPPCPRPDLVLGLSPHSDGSALTILQQKEGGSVGLQLLKDNNWVSIIPIPGALVVNIGDTLEVLTNGRYKSVEHRAVTNMVKDRLSIVTFYAPSYEVELGPMPEFIDESNPVQYRNYLHGEYSKHYVTNKLQGKRTLDFAKLATHIPV